In one Enterobacteriaceae endosymbiont of Donacia sparganii genomic region, the following are encoded:
- the ilvM gene encoding acetolactate synthase 2 small subunit, with translation MNQYQLYIKTNISPEISERIIRIIRHRGFLIKTINIDVVNKLKNINFKLIVRSYRSIDFLVKQIKKLIDVLDIIIIS, from the coding sequence ATGAATCAATATCAATTATATATTAAAACAAATATTAGTCCTGAAATTAGTGAAAGAATAATAAGAATTATTCGTCATAGAGGATTTTTAATTAAAACTATAAATATAGATGTAGTAAATAAATTAAAAAATATTAATTTTAAATTAATAGTACGAAGTTATAGATCTATAGATTTTTTAGTAAAACAAATTAAAAAATTAATAGATGTACTAGATATAATAATTATATCATAA
- a CDS encoding FAD-binding oxidoreductase — translation MTEWSIGNIKQIKYWTKNLFSIILNANVNNFFAGQFTKLAIEVNGKKIQRAYSYINSPKNKNHEFYISNIKKGKLSPYLYNLKINDKIMISKNALGTFTLNNIKSCTNLWMLSTGTGIGPYLSILQDNICFKKFTKIILVHSIRYIEDFSYLNLVKKIKKKYYNKLIIQIILTRNININNSILFGYIPDLIKNGKLENKIGIKINNKNSHVMLCGNPEMIKQTQKFLEKNRNLSKNLINKNGNITLEKYW, via the coding sequence ATGACAGAATGGAGTATTGGTAATATTAAACAAATAAAATACTGGACAAAAAACTTATTTAGTATTATTTTAAACGCAAATGTTAATAATTTTTTTGCAGGTCAATTTACAAAATTAGCTATAGAAGTTAATGGGAAAAAAATACAAAGAGCATATTCTTATATTAATTCTCCAAAAAATAAAAATCATGAATTTTATATTTCTAATATTAAAAAAGGTAAATTAAGCCCATATTTGTATAATTTAAAAATTAATGATAAAATTATGATTTCTAAAAATGCACTAGGTACATTTACGCTTAATAATATTAAATCTTGTACAAATTTATGGATGTTATCAACTGGAACTGGTATAGGTCCTTATCTTTCAATATTACAAGATAATATATGTTTTAAAAAATTTACAAAAATAATTTTAGTACATTCTATTAGATATATAGAAGATTTTAGTTATTTAAATTTAGTTAAAAAAATTAAAAAAAAATATTATAATAAATTAATAATACAAATTATTTTAACTAGAAATATTAATATTAATAATTCTATATTATTTGGTTATATCCCTGATTTAATAAAAAATGGAAAATTAGAAAATAAAATTGGAATAAAAATTAATAATAAAAATAGTCATGTAATGTTATGTGGTAATCCAGAAATGATTAAACAAACGCAAAAATTTTTAGAAAAAAATAGAAATTTATCTAAAAATTTAATTAATAAAAATGGTAATATTACACTAGAAAAATATTGGTAA
- the lysS gene encoding lysine--tRNA ligase — protein MFEKKHELNNSFKNINNEIKYRYKKLIKLRKNNNIVFPNNFKINISLHEIYKKYNHKNNLINKKIFYIAGRIVNLRIMGKASFINIQDYTGKIQVYISQNGTSIKTYKKFLDEYDLGDIIGIVGYIFRTKTQVLSIFCQKIYLLTKAIRPLPDKYYGLKNKEIKYRKRYLDLIVNKNTRYIFQKRSQIILNIRNYMNKIDFIEVETPMMHNIPGGALARPFITYHNTYNTNIYLRIAPELYLKRLIIGGFNKIFEINRNFRNEGISTQHNPEFTMMELYVTYSDYKDLMILFEKLFKKIYQKIFKNSLLKYNNHIFDLNKNFNKLTMKESIIYFYPNFTLENLENIDNLIQIANLLDIKIDSNWNKGKIIFEIFEEKITNKIIEPTFITEYPIEISPLSRSNNLNPLFTDRFEFFICGMEIANGFSELNDYEEQKKRFQEQKNVKNINNKNVYEDFYDQDYIEALEHGLPPTAGLGIGIDRLIMLFTNTKSIRDVILFPMLRNI, from the coding sequence ATGTTTGAAAAAAAACATGAACTTAATAATAGTTTTAAAAATATTAATAATGAAATAAAATATAGATATAAAAAATTAATAAAATTAAGAAAAAATAATAACATAGTTTTTCCTAATAATTTTAAAATTAATATTTCATTACATGAAATATATAAAAAATATAATCATAAAAATAATCTAATAAATAAAAAAATATTTTATATTGCAGGACGTATAGTAAATTTACGTATTATGGGTAAAGCTTCTTTTATTAATATCCAAGATTATACAGGAAAAATACAAGTTTATATATCTCAAAATGGAACATCTATAAAAACATATAAAAAATTTTTAGATGAATATGATCTAGGAGATATTATAGGTATAGTTGGTTATATTTTTAGAACTAAAACTCAAGTTTTATCTATTTTTTGTCAAAAAATTTATTTATTAACAAAGGCAATTAGACCTTTACCTGATAAATATTATGGATTAAAAAATAAAGAAATAAAATATAGAAAAAGATATTTAGATTTAATTGTAAATAAAAATACACGTTATATCTTTCAAAAAAGATCTCAAATTATATTAAATATTCGTAATTACATGAATAAAATAGATTTTATTGAAGTAGAAACTCCTATGATGCATAATATACCTGGTGGAGCTTTAGCAAGACCTTTTATAACATATCATAATACATATAATACAAATATATATTTACGTATAGCTCCTGAATTATATTTAAAACGTCTTATTATTGGAGGTTTTAATAAAATATTTGAAATTAATAGAAATTTTCGTAATGAAGGTATTTCTACGCAACATAATCCTGAATTTACTATGATGGAATTATATGTAACTTATTCTGATTATAAAGATTTAATGATTTTATTTGAAAAATTATTTAAAAAAATTTATCAAAAAATATTTAAAAACTCTTTATTAAAATATAATAATCATATTTTTGATTTAAATAAAAATTTTAATAAGTTAACTATGAAAGAATCTATTATATATTTTTATCCTAATTTTACTTTAGAAAATTTAGAAAATATTGATAATTTAATACAAATTGCTAATTTATTAGATATTAAAATAGATTCTAATTGGAATAAAGGTAAGATTATTTTTGAAATTTTTGAAGAAAAAATTACCAATAAAATCATAGAACCAACATTTATTACAGAATATCCTATTGAAATTTCTCCGTTATCAAGAAGTAATAATTTAAATCCTTTATTTACTGATAGATTTGAATTTTTTATTTGTGGTATGGAAATAGCTAATGGTTTTTCTGAGCTTAATGATTATGAAGAACAAAAAAAAAGATTTCAAGAGCAAAAAAACGTTAAAAACATTAATAATAAAAATGTTTATGAAGATTTTTATGATCAAGATTATATAGAAGCATTAGAACATGGACTCCCTCCTACAGCTGGATTAGGTATAGGTATTGACCGATTAATTATGTTATTTACTAATACAAAATCAATAAGAGATGTAATCTTATTTCCTATGTTAAGAAACATTTAA
- the prfB gene encoding peptide chain release factor 2 (programmed frameshift), with protein sequence MLEIYLLKNKLKEIKKKNIFIRGFLNYSKYNKKLLIIKNKLKNSDIWNNVNYLLILNKKKSKIENLLFSLDKINQEIIDITELIDLAIKTNDKKILKESTEILLKIEDEINILELQKIFVQKNDKKNCFINIQSGSGGIESQDWAKIIMKMYLKWAEKKNFKTTIIDESPGEIGIKSCTIHVVGNYAFGWLRTENGIHRLVRKNPFNSSGRRHTSFVSTFIYPEIKNNNNISVNLEDLRVDVYRSSGAGGQHVNRTESAVRITHIPTGIVTQCQNNRSQHQNKNQAMKQIKLKLYELQNKTKQKIKKKIEKKKFNISWSYQIRSYILDDSRIKDIRTGIESYDVQSVLNGNLDKFIQASLKLGL encoded by the exons ATGTTAGAAATTTATTTATTAAAAAATAAATTAAAAGAAATTAAAAAAAAAAATATTTTTATTAGGGGGTTTCTT AATTATTCTAAATATAATAAAAAATTACTAATAATAAAAAATAAATTAAAAAATTCTGATATTTGGAATAACGTTAATTATTTACTTATCTTAAATAAAAAAAAATCAAAAATAGAAAATTTATTATTTTCTTTAGATAAAATTAATCAAGAAATTATTGATATTACTGAATTAATCGATTTAGCTATTAAAACTAATGATAAAAAAATATTAAAAGAATCTACAGAAATTTTACTTAAGATAGAAGATGAAATAAATATTTTAGAATTACAAAAAATTTTTGTTCAAAAAAATGATAAAAAAAATTGTTTTATAAATATCCAATCTGGATCTGGAGGTATAGAATCCCAAGATTGGGCTAAAATAATAATGAAAATGTATTTAAAATGGGCAGAAAAAAAAAATTTTAAAACTACTATTATAGATGAATCTCCAGGAGAAATAGGTATTAAATCATGTACAATACATGTAGTAGGTAATTATGCTTTTGGTTGGTTACGAACAGAAAATGGTATTCATCGTTTAGTTAGAAAAAATCCTTTTAATTCATCAGGAAGAAGACATACTTCATTCGTATCTACCTTTATATATCCAGAAATTAAAAATAATAATAATATATCTGTTAATTTAGAAGATTTACGTGTAGATGTATATAGATCTTCTGGGGCCGGTGGACAACATGTAAATCGTACGGAATCTGCTGTACGTATTACACATATTCCAACAGGAATAGTTACGCAATGTCAAAATAATAGATCACAACATCAAAATAAAAATCAAGCTATGAAACAAATAAAATTAAAATTATATGAATTACAAAATAAAACAAAACAAAAAATAAAAAAAAAAATTGAAAAAAAAAAATTTAATATTAGTTGGAGTTATCAAATACGTTCTTATATATTAGATGATTCAAGAATTAAGGATATAAGAACAGGTATAGAAAGTTATGATGTCCAATCAGTACTTAACGGTAATCTAGATAAATTTATTCAAGCTAGTTTAAAATTAGGTTTATAA
- the ilvG gene encoding acetolactate synthase 2 catalytic subunit — translation MNGAQCIIQALKKQDVKTVFGYPGGAIMPLYDALYDGEIEHILCRHEQGAAIAAIGYARATGKIGVCIATSGPGATNLITGITDAMVDSVPLIAITGQVSLPLIGTDAFQEIDIIGMSLSCTKHSFLITSPLELSSIIEKAFFIALSDRPGPVLIDIPKDIQLSNLTEKIKFKNKKKKNIQKKKYSKKKIIEANNLLKKSKMPILYIGGGVNIGNAVNTLRKFVKNSKLPTVVTLKGLGTIDNKNPYYLGMLGMHGNKAANYTVQKCDLLIAIGARFDDRVTGNIKKFAPYASIIHMDIDPAEINKICKVNVELLGNLNFLIPLLEIPKNILKWQYYIKKIKKKYSYKYNLFMKNNKIYAPFLLKKLSDFKDKDTIITTDVGQHQMWVAQHINFSNPKNFITSSGLGTMGFGLPAAIGAQIAKPNNNVVCISGDGSFIMNIQELSTVKRKNLPIKIILLDNKRLGMVRQWQELFFSKRYSETTLCDNPNFIKLAKSFGISGHSISYTNEINKSLKKIFSIKKPYILHVSINEYDNVWPLVPPGYSNNNMIEKN, via the coding sequence ATGAATGGAGCACAATGTATAATTCAAGCATTAAAAAAACAAGATGTTAAAACAGTATTTGGATATCCTGGAGGAGCCATAATGCCTCTTTATGATGCATTATATGATGGAGAAATAGAACATATATTATGTCGTCATGAACAAGGAGCTGCTATAGCAGCAATTGGATATGCAAGGGCTACTGGGAAAATAGGAGTGTGTATTGCAACATCTGGTCCTGGAGCTACTAATTTAATAACAGGAATTACAGATGCTATGGTAGATTCTGTACCTCTTATTGCTATTACAGGACAGGTATCTCTTCCTTTAATTGGTACTGATGCTTTTCAAGAAATAGACATCATAGGTATGTCTTTATCGTGTACTAAACATAGTTTTTTAATAACTTCACCATTAGAGTTATCCTCTATTATAGAAAAAGCTTTTTTTATAGCATTATCTGATAGACCAGGACCTGTATTAATAGATATACCTAAAGATATACAATTATCTAATTTAACTGAAAAAATTAAATTTAAAAATAAAAAAAAAAAAAATATTCAAAAAAAAAAATATTCAAAAAAAAAAATTATAGAAGCTAATAATTTATTAAAAAAATCTAAAATGCCTATATTATATATAGGAGGAGGTGTTAATATAGGTAATGCAGTTAATACACTAAGAAAATTTGTAAAAAATTCTAAATTACCTACAGTAGTAACTTTAAAGGGACTAGGGACTATAGATAATAAAAATCCTTATTATTTAGGAATGTTAGGTATGCATGGAAATAAAGCAGCTAATTATACTGTACAAAAATGTGATTTATTAATAGCTATTGGAGCTAGATTTGATGATAGAGTTACAGGTAATATAAAAAAATTTGCTCCTTATGCAAGTATTATTCACATGGATATAGATCCAGCTGAAATTAATAAAATTTGTAAAGTAAATGTAGAATTATTAGGTAATTTAAATTTTTTAATTCCATTATTAGAAATCCCTAAAAATATTTTAAAATGGCAATACTATATAAAAAAAATTAAAAAAAAATATTCTTATAAATATAATTTATTTATGAAAAATAATAAAATTTATGCTCCTTTTTTACTTAAAAAATTATCAGATTTTAAAGATAAAGACACTATTATTACCACAGATGTGGGACAACATCAAATGTGGGTTGCACAACATATAAATTTTTCTAATCCTAAGAATTTTATTACTTCTAGTGGATTAGGAACAATGGGTTTTGGTTTACCTGCCGCAATTGGAGCGCAAATTGCAAAACCTAATAATAATGTTGTATGTATATCAGGAGATGGTTCATTTATAATGAATATTCAAGAATTAAGTACAGTTAAAAGAAAAAATTTACCTATAAAAATTATATTATTAGATAATAAAAGATTAGGTATGGTAAGACAATGGCAAGAACTATTTTTTAGTAAAAGATATAGTGAAACTACTTTATGTGATAATCCAAATTTTATAAAATTAGCTAAATCTTTTGGAATATCAGGACATAGTATCAGTTATACAAATGAAATTAATAAAAGTTTAAAAAAAATTTTTTCTATAAAAAAACCTTATATATTACATGTTTCTATTAATGAATATGATAATGTTTGGCCATTAGTTCCTCCTGGATATAGTAATAATAATATGATAGAGAAAAATTAA
- the tpiA gene encoding triose-phosphate isomerase, with translation MKKFLIIANWKLNGDYNFINKNINLIKKKINNSLHFCDLSIAPPYVYLNYINNYLKNTSISLTAQNVDIHLKGSYTGEISINMLKDVGVKYVIIGHSERRIFHHENDNFISKKFILIKNNGLIPVLCIGETEEQKKQNQTEKICIQQINDILKISDINIFNKTIIAYEPVWAIGTGKIANIDEVQKTILFIKKYISSLNIKIAESILFQYGGSINYKNIDIFLKKKDINGFLIGKTSLTTENFIFLIKKTEKIISLLNVS, from the coding sequence ATGAAAAAATTTTTAATTATTGCTAATTGGAAATTAAATGGTGATTATAATTTTATAAATAAAAATATAAATTTAATTAAAAAAAAAATAAATAATTCATTACATTTTTGTGATTTATCTATAGCGCCACCTTATGTATATTTAAATTATATAAATAACTATTTAAAAAATACATCTATATCTTTAACAGCTCAAAATGTAGATATTCATCTTAAAGGATCTTATACTGGAGAAATATCAATAAATATGTTAAAAGATGTAGGTGTGAAATATGTTATAATTGGGCACTCAGAAAGAAGAATATTCCATCATGAAAATGATAATTTTATTTCTAAAAAATTTATATTAATTAAAAATAATGGATTAATTCCTGTTTTATGTATAGGAGAAACAGAAGAACAAAAAAAACAAAATCAGACAGAAAAAATTTGTATTCAACAAATTAATGATATACTAAAAATTAGTGATATTAATATTTTTAATAAAACTATTATAGCTTATGAACCTGTCTGGGCAATTGGTACAGGAAAAATTGCAAATATAGATGAAGTACAAAAAACTATTTTATTTATTAAAAAATACATATCATCGTTAAATATTAAAATAGCAGAAAGTATATTATTTCAGTACGGTGGATCTATTAATTATAAAAATATAGATATTTTTTTAAAAAAAAAGGATATTAATGGTTTTTTAATAGGAAAAACTTCTTTAACAACAGAAAATTTTATATTTTTGATTAAAAAAACTGAGAAAATAATTAGCTTATTAAATGTTTCTTAA
- the ilvD gene encoding dihydroxy-acid dehydratase codes for MPNYRSLITTKGRNMAGARALWRATGMSDEDFNKPIIAIVNSFSEFVPGHIHLQKLSKIISEEIKKEGGVPKEFNTIAIDDGIAMGHNGMLYSLPSRELIADSIEYVINAHCVDSMICISNCDKITPGMLMASLRLNIPTVFISGGPMEAGKINTKKNTKIIKIDLVDAMVQSGNLKQSDEYIRQIELNACPTCGSCSGMFTANSMNCIVEALGLALPGNGSLLSTHINRKELCIKSAHKIVEITKKYYTNNNINILPKYIANEKAFENAIMLDIAMGGSTNTILHMLALSQETNISFNLKKIDQLSRKTPWLCKVSPSSNKFYMEDFHRAGGVIGVLGELNKIGLIHKNIKNILGLTVEETIQKYDIIVTKDSQIKKFYQSAPGNIKTINPFSQNKIWKNLDINRKKGCIRSYKYAFSQDGGLAILYGNLAKDGCVVKTASVNKKLMIFTGRAKVFESQESAIYAILNKKIFPGDIIVIRYEGPKGGPGMQEMLYPTSYLKSMKLDTSCALITDGRFSGGTSGLSIGHISPEAASKGIIALVKNNDIIKINIPNRSIKLDVSPTILNYRINKEKKRGFLAYTPLLKRKRKISFALKAYASLVTSADKGAVRDKNKLNYNYE; via the coding sequence ATGCCTAATTATCGTTCATTAATTACAACAAAAGGCCGTAATATGGCTGGTGCTAGAGCTCTTTGGAGAGCTACAGGAATGAGTGATGAAGATTTTAATAAACCTATTATTGCTATAGTAAATTCTTTTTCAGAATTTGTTCCTGGACATATACATTTACAAAAATTAAGTAAAATTATTTCTGAAGAAATTAAAAAAGAGGGCGGAGTACCAAAAGAATTTAATACAATAGCAATTGATGATGGTATAGCTATGGGTCATAATGGTATGTTATATTCTCTACCTTCTAGAGAACTTATTGCTGATTCTATAGAATATGTTATAAATGCACATTGTGTTGATTCAATGATTTGTATATCTAATTGTGATAAAATTACTCCAGGTATGCTAATGGCTAGTTTACGATTAAATATACCTACAGTATTTATATCAGGTGGACCAATGGAAGCTGGTAAAATTAATACTAAAAAAAATACAAAAATTATAAAAATTGATTTAGTAGATGCTATGGTTCAATCAGGAAATTTAAAGCAATCAGATGAATATATAAGACAAATAGAACTTAATGCATGTCCAACTTGTGGTTCATGTTCTGGTATGTTTACAGCTAATTCAATGAATTGTATAGTAGAAGCTTTAGGTTTAGCACTACCAGGTAATGGATCTTTATTATCAACACACATAAATCGTAAAGAATTATGTATAAAATCTGCTCATAAAATTGTAGAAATTACAAAAAAATATTATACAAATAATAATATTAATATTTTACCTAAGTATATTGCTAATGAAAAAGCTTTTGAAAATGCAATAATGTTAGATATTGCTATGGGTGGATCTACAAATACAATATTACATATGTTAGCTTTATCACAGGAAACTAATATATCATTTAATTTAAAAAAAATTGATCAATTATCAAGAAAAACACCATGGTTATGTAAAGTTTCCCCTAGTTCAAATAAATTTTATATGGAGGATTTTCATAGAGCAGGTGGAGTAATAGGAGTTTTAGGAGAATTAAATAAAATTGGATTAATACATAAAAATATTAAAAATATTTTAGGGTTAACAGTAGAAGAAACTATACAAAAATATGATATAATCGTTACAAAAGATTCACAAATAAAAAAATTTTATCAATCTGCTCCTGGTAATATAAAAACAATCAATCCTTTTTCACAAAATAAAATATGGAAGAATTTAGATATAAATCGTAAAAAAGGTTGTATTCGTTCATATAAATATGCATTTAGCCAAGATGGAGGGTTAGCAATTTTATATGGTAATCTTGCTAAAGATGGCTGTGTAGTTAAAACAGCTAGTGTAAATAAAAAATTAATGATTTTTACAGGAAGAGCAAAAGTATTTGAAAGTCAAGAATCAGCAATATATGCAATTTTAAATAAAAAAATTTTTCCTGGAGATATTATTGTTATAAGATATGAAGGTCCTAAAGGAGGACCAGGTATGCAAGAAATGTTATATCCTACATCATATTTAAAATCTATGAAATTAGATACAAGTTGCGCTTTAATTACTGATGGAAGATTTTCAGGAGGTACTTCAGGCCTATCTATAGGCCATATTTCTCCTGAAGCTGCAAGTAAAGGAATCATAGCATTAGTAAAAAATAATGATATTATTAAAATTAACATACCAAATAGATCAATAAAATTAGATGTTTCTCCTACTATATTAAATTATAGAATAAATAAAGAAAAAAAAAGAGGATTTTTAGCATATACACCTCTTCTAAAAAGAAAACGAAAAATTTCTTTTGCACTTAAAGCTTATGCTTCTTTAGTAACTAGTGCTGACAAAGGTGCAGTAAGAGATAAAAATAAATTAAATTATAATTATGAATAA
- the ilvC gene encoding ketol-acid reductoisomerase has translation MNNYFNNLNFRQKLKNLQKCRLMQFEEFINSINYLKNKKIVIIGCGSQGLNQGLNMRDSGLNISYALKNESIKNKNLSWQRAYKNNFVIGSYNELIPNADLVINLTPDYNHHNVLKNIKHLIKNGATLGYSHGFNIVEEGENIPKNITVIMVAPKCPGTEVREEFKRGFGVPSLIAVHQNADNTNNGFKTAKAWATAIGSHKAGVLESSFIAEVKSDLMGEQTVLCGMLQTTSILLFDKLLKLNINPLYASQLIQFGWEFITESLKQGGISLMMDRLNNYSKIRAYELTLILKKKLKPLFKLHIDNIISGKFSKELIKDWNNNNSNLLKWRKLYKNNNFEKIKNIKNNDIKEQDYFDKGIVMIAFIKSSIELSFELMTESGISSASAYYESLHELPLIANTIARKKLYEMNKVISDTAEYGNYLFSNNAIPLLKNFINNLTAEDIGISKIKNKCIKNKYLRDLNYNIRNHPIEKIGYLLRSYMIHMKSLTNFKL, from the coding sequence ATGAATAATTATTTTAATAATTTAAATTTTCGTCAAAAATTAAAAAATTTACAAAAATGTAGATTAATGCAATTTGAAGAATTCATAAACAGTATAAATTATTTAAAAAATAAAAAAATTGTTATTATAGGTTGTGGTTCTCAAGGATTAAATCAAGGTTTAAATATGAGAGATTCTGGATTAAATATTTCATATGCCTTAAAAAATGAATCTATAAAAAATAAAAATCTATCTTGGCAAAGAGCATATAAAAATAATTTTGTTATAGGTTCTTATAATGAATTAATACCAAATGCAGATTTAGTAATTAATTTAACTCCTGATTATAATCACCATAATGTCTTAAAAAATATTAAACATTTAATAAAAAATGGAGCAACATTAGGATACTCTCATGGTTTTAATATTGTTGAAGAAGGAGAAAATATTCCTAAAAATATTACTGTAATTATGGTAGCTCCTAAATGCCCAGGAACTGAAGTTAGAGAAGAATTTAAAAGAGGATTTGGTGTCCCATCTTTAATTGCTGTTCATCAAAATGCTGATAATACTAATAATGGATTTAAAACCGCTAAAGCATGGGCTACTGCTATTGGTAGTCATAAAGCTGGTGTATTAGAATCTTCTTTTATAGCAGAAGTTAAATCAGATTTAATGGGGGAACAAACAGTATTATGTGGAATGTTACAAACAACTTCTATTTTATTATTTGATAAATTATTAAAACTTAATATTAATCCATTATATGCTTCACAATTAATACAATTTGGATGGGAATTTATTACAGAATCCTTAAAACAAGGAGGTATTAGTTTAATGATGGATAGATTAAATAATTATAGTAAAATACGTGCTTATGAATTAACATTAATTTTAAAAAAAAAATTAAAACCTTTATTTAAATTACATATTGATAATATAATTTCAGGTAAATTTTCTAAAGAACTTATAAAAGATTGGAATAATAATAATAGTAATTTACTTAAATGGAGAAAATTATATAAAAATAATAATTTTGAAAAAATTAAGAATATAAAAAATAATGATATAAAAGAACAAGATTATTTTGATAAAGGTATTGTTATGATTGCTTTTATTAAAAGTAGTATTGAATTATCATTTGAATTAATGACAGAATCTGGTATTTCCTCTGCATCTGCATATTATGAATCTTTACATGAATTACCTTTAATTGCTAATACTATTGCAAGAAAAAAATTATATGAAATGAATAAAGTTATATCAGATACAGCTGAATATGGTAATTATTTATTTTCAAATAATGCTATTCCTTTATTAAAAAACTTTATAAATAATCTTACAGCAGAAGATATAGGTATTTCAAAAATAAAAAATAAATGCATAAAAAATAAATATTTACGTGATTTAAATTATAATATTAGAAATCATCCTATTGAAAAAATAGGTTATCTCTTAAGAAGTTATATGATTCATATGAAATCTTTAACTAATTTTAAATTATAA
- a CDS encoding branched-chain amino acid transaminase: MSTKKADFIWLNGDITKWEDAKISVMTHALHYGTSVFEGIRCYKTYKGPAIFRHKDHIDRLYNSAKIYRFPLKFSIKEIMDAVHIIININKLEEAYIRILVFIGDVGLGINPPINYHTDIMISAFPWKNYLGYNTKKNGINTMISSWNKIKPNTIPSLAKAGGNYLSSLLISNEARRNGYDEGIALDSSGFVSEGAGENIFKIKNKILFTPPLTSSILPGITRDSVFKISKNLNLKIKECLILRESLYLADEIFLTGTAAEITPVCSIDNILINNGKRGNITKNIQKEFLYLFKGKIKDKWNWLDHFNK; this comes from the coding sequence ATGTCTACAAAAAAAGCAGATTTTATTTGGTTAAATGGTGATATCACAAAATGGGAAGATGCTAAAATTAGTGTTATGACTCATGCATTACATTATGGTACATCTGTTTTTGAAGGTATTAGATGTTATAAAACATATAAAGGACCAGCTATTTTTCGTCATAAAGATCATATTGATCGTTTATATAATTCTGCTAAAATATACCGTTTTCCATTAAAATTTTCTATAAAAGAAATAATGGATGCTGTTCATATTATAATTAATATTAATAAACTTGAAGAAGCTTATATTAGAATTTTAGTGTTTATAGGAGATGTAGGATTAGGAATTAATCCACCTATAAACTATCATACGGATATAATGATTAGTGCTTTCCCATGGAAAAATTATCTTGGTTATAATACAAAAAAAAATGGTATTAATACAATGATATCTTCTTGGAATAAAATAAAACCTAATACTATACCTAGTTTAGCAAAAGCAGGTGGTAATTATTTATCTTCTTTATTAATTAGTAATGAAGCACGTAGAAATGGGTATGATGAAGGAATAGCATTAGATAGTTCAGGTTTTGTATCTGAAGGAGCGGGAGAAAATATATTTAAAATTAAAAATAAAATTTTATTTACTCCACCATTAACTTCATCTATTCTACCTGGAATAACTAGAGATTCAGTTTTTAAAATATCTAAAAATCTTAATTTAAAAATTAAAGAATGTTTAATATTAAGAGAATCTTTATATTTAGCTGATGAAATATTTTTAACAGGAACAGCAGCTGAAATTACTCCAGTTTGTAGCATAGATAATATATTAATTAATAATGGTAAACGGGGAAATATTACAAAAAATATACAAAAAGAATTTTTATATTTATTTAAAGGAAAAATAAAAGATAAATGGAATTGGTTAGATCATTTTAATAAATAA